From Gemmobacter sp., one genomic window encodes:
- a CDS encoding ABC transporter ATP-binding protein yields the protein MTALLEISDLHLGFDGVSGITPALRGVSLTLQRGECVALVGQSGSGKSVTGMTILRLLGANARLSQGSIRFDGTDLLSLSEPQMQAIRGGRIAMVFQNAKAALNPIRRVGDTLADILLAHDATGLTRKQAMERIIAIMDSIGIALPQERARAYPSELSGGMCQRIGIAAALACSPELIIADEPTSALDVTTQKLVMDTLIRACRDRGVAVIFITHDLALASEYCDRALVMNAGKIVEQGPAARIFTAPRHPYTRALLDALPYGKTDAADLRPMEWQDPDATGDRT from the coding sequence ATGACCGCACTTCTGGAAATCTCCGACCTGCATCTGGGCTTTGACGGCGTCTCCGGCATCACCCCCGCCCTGCGCGGCGTCAGCCTGACCCTGCAACGCGGCGAATGCGTGGCGTTGGTGGGCCAGTCGGGCTCGGGCAAGTCGGTCACCGGCATGACCATCCTGCGGCTCTTGGGCGCCAATGCCCGGCTGTCGCAAGGCAGCATCCGGTTCGACGGCACCGATCTGCTGTCCCTGTCCGAACCGCAGATGCAGGCCATCCGCGGCGGTCGCATCGCCATGGTGTTCCAGAACGCCAAGGCCGCGCTGAACCCGATCCGCCGCGTCGGCGACACGCTGGCCGATATCCTGCTGGCGCATGATGCCACCGGCCTGACCCGCAAGCAGGCGATGGAGCGCATCATCGCCATCATGGACAGCATCGGCATTGCCCTGCCGCAGGAACGCGCGCGGGCCTATCCGTCGGAGCTGTCGGGCGGCATGTGCCAGCGCATCGGCATTGCGGCGGCGCTGGCGTGTTCGCCCGAACTGATCATCGCCGACGAACCCACCTCGGCGCTGGACGTGACCACGCAGAAGCTGGTGATGGACACGCTGATCCGCGCCTGCCGCGACCGGGGGGTGGCCGTGATCTTCATCACCCACGATCTGGCGCTGGCTTCGGAATACTGCGACCGCGCGCTGGTGATGAACGCCGGCAAGATTGTCGAACAGGGCCCCGCCGCCCGCATCTTCACCGCGCCCCGGCACCCCTATACCCGCGCGCTGCTG